One stretch of Caloenas nicobarica isolate bCalNic1 chromosome 2, bCalNic1.hap1, whole genome shotgun sequence DNA includes these proteins:
- the LOC135985052 gene encoding feather beta keratin-like — MACYDAYRPCGPTPLANSCNEPCALQCQDSRVVIQPPAVLVTLPGPILTSHPQSTAVGSSSSAAVGNELGAQGVAINSGTFGYGYGFRGLGGFGGLGGFGGLGSCGGRRGGYIC, encoded by the coding sequence ATGGCCTGCTACGACGCCTACCGCCCCTGCGGACCCaccccgctggccaacagctgcaacgagccctgtgccctgcagtgccaggactcccgcgtcgtcatccagcctcccgccgtgctggtcaccctgccaggacccatcctcacctcccacccccagaGCACCGCCGTCGGATCCTCCTCATCGGCTGCCGTGGGCAACGAACTTGGTGCCCAGGGAGTTGCCATCAACTCCGGCACCTTCGGCTACGGCTACGGCTTCAGAGGCCTGGGcggcttcggaggcctgggtggcttcggaggcctgggctCCTGCGGCGGCAGAAGGGGCGGCTACATCTGCTAA